One stretch of Streptomyces sp. 135 DNA includes these proteins:
- a CDS encoding class I SAM-dependent methyltransferase gives MTTSGSSDSTPRAGSGVAVRPPAANPRDAEPSEDAQRFWDKRYRGGTQPGRGRPNAVFAELVAGLPTGSALDLGCGPGGDTLWLAGRGWTVTAVDISPTALAGVRAEAAAAGLEKRIRTEHHDLSVSFPTGRFDLVSAQFLQSPLAFPRQRVLRQAAEAVAPGGLLLVVEHASVPPWGRAAHPDVELPTAAETLAGLALAEGEWTVEIAEPRCREATGPGGETATLDDNVIAARRRR, from the coding sequence ATGACCACCTCAGGAAGCTCTGACTCCACGCCCAGGGCCGGCAGCGGCGTCGCCGTCCGGCCGCCGGCCGCTAACCCGCGCGACGCCGAGCCGTCCGAAGACGCCCAGCGGTTCTGGGACAAGCGGTACCGCGGCGGTACGCAGCCCGGCCGCGGCCGGCCCAACGCCGTGTTCGCCGAACTCGTCGCCGGCCTGCCGACCGGCAGCGCCCTCGATCTGGGGTGCGGCCCCGGCGGTGACACCCTGTGGCTGGCGGGGCGGGGCTGGACCGTGACCGCCGTCGACATCTCACCCACCGCGCTGGCGGGCGTGCGGGCCGAGGCGGCCGCCGCCGGGCTGGAGAAGCGGATCCGCACCGAGCACCACGATCTGAGCGTGTCGTTCCCGACGGGCCGCTTCGACCTGGTCTCGGCCCAGTTCCTCCAGTCGCCCCTCGCCTTCCCCCGGCAACGAGTGCTGCGGCAGGCCGCCGAGGCGGTCGCCCCCGGCGGCCTGCTGCTTGTCGTCGAGCACGCCTCGGTTCCACCGTGGGGCCGCGCGGCCCATCCGGACGTGGAGCTGCCGACCGCCGCCGAGACGCTGGCCGGGCTCGCCCTGGCGGAAGGCGAGTGGACGGTCGAGATCGCGGAGCCCCGCTGCCGGGAGGCGACCGGACCCGGCGGGGAGACCGCCACCCTGGACGACAACGTCATCGCGGCGCGTCGTCGGCGTTGA